A window of Bacteroidota bacterium genomic DNA:
AAACAATACTTTTTCTTTCTTTTCATTTCCCTGGAATTGATAGCCGTCCTCCTGCTTATCAGCCACAACCCATATCCACATACCAAAATCATCAACTCTACCAATATCATCACAGGTAAAGTAAATGCAATGCAAGCCGCTGTCAGCGATTATTTCTATCTTAAAAAAGCCAACCAGGCCCTGGCCGATGAAAACGCCCGACTCAGAAATATTCTGAAAACCTCCTTCCTTCTCTCAGATACTAACGAATATGTTTTTCTCGATACCAATTTCAGATTCATCCCTGCCCGCGTGATAAGCAATTCCACCCAACGCCGTAATAATTATTTAATGATCGACAAAGGAAGAAAACATGGCTTGCAGGAAGAAATGGGTGTGATCTCACCTTCCGGACTGACCGGCATCGTTATCGAGGTCTCTGAAAATTTTTCTACCGTAATGTCTCTGCTTCACCAGGATGCCCGTTTCAGCGCAACGATCAGGAAAAACGGACAGCTTGCCAACATTGTGTGGGATGGTTACGATTACCGCTATGCAACTCTTCTTGATATCCCCAACCATATTAAACTGGAAGAGGGAGATACAGTGCAAACCAGCGGGTTTTCCTTCTTTTTCCCGGCAGGTATTACAATCGGAACCGTAGAAGAATTGCAATCGGGCTCAACTGAAAATCTTAACCGGGCAACAATCAGATTATCAGTTGATTTTAATTCTCTATATCAGGTTTATGTTGTTAAGAACCTTATGAGCCCGGAACAACGCAACTTATTGAAACAACAGGAAAATGAATAGGCAGGTCATTAAATATAGTTTTGTTTTTATTCTACTTATCCTGTTTCAGGTATTGATACTCAACAATATACGATTAAACGGTTATATCAACCCTTACTTTTATGTCCTTTTTATCATTATCCTGCCCTTTCAAACCCCGAAATGGCTGTTTCTGATCTCCGGATTCATTTTAGGGCTTATAATTGATATCTTCATGCATAGTGTTGGAATACATACAGCCGCAACCACTTTCATGGCTTTTCTTCGGCCGGGTGTGATACGTTTTCTTACAGGAAACCGGGAAATTGAGCCGGAAATGAAACCCTGCATACGAGATATGGGCTTTTCCTGGTTCTTTATGTATTCCCTGATACTGGTATTTTTTCATCATTTAGTACTTTTCTATCTGGAGGTTTTCAGGATGGATGAGTTCTTCAAAACTTTGGGAATGGTTGTTTTCAGTACCATTCTGACATTGATCATGATTATCCTCAATGAATATATTTTAAGAAGGAGGAAATAAATTCCTTTCCTGAAGGATTTTTTTATCTTTACCCCTGATAATTAAATATGTATCACCATGAATATAAAAAAATCTTTCATCCTGATAATTATTGCCGCTGCGCTCGTTTCCTGCAATGAAAAGCCCGGTACGCCGGAACAAAAAGACTATACACTTACCGGTACGGCTGACACAATCTTCGATGGTTTGGTTTTCCTGAAAAAAAGGGAATCCGGACAGTTTATCACAGTTGACTCGGTAATGATGTCGGGTAACTCTTTTTCTTTTACAGGCAAAACGGG
This region includes:
- the mreD gene encoding rod shape-determining protein MreD, which translates into the protein MNRQVIKYSFVFILLILFQVLILNNIRLNGYINPYFYVLFIIILPFQTPKWLFLISGFILGLIIDIFMHSVGIHTAATTFMAFLRPGVIRFLTGNREIEPEMKPCIRDMGFSWFFMYSLILVFFHHLVLFYLEVFRMDEFFKTLGMVVFSTILTLIMIILNEYILRRRK
- the mreC gene encoding rod shape-determining protein MreC, with the translated sequence MRTLFAFIRKQYFFFLFISLELIAVLLLISHNPYPHTKIINSTNIITGKVNAMQAAVSDYFYLKKANQALADENARLRNILKTSFLLSDTNEYVFLDTNFRFIPARVISNSTQRRNNYLMIDKGRKHGLQEEMGVISPSGLTGIVIEVSENFSTVMSLLHQDARFSATIRKNGQLANIVWDGYDYRYATLLDIPNHIKLEEGDTVQTSGFSFFFPAGITIGTVEELQSGSTENLNRATIRLSVDFNSLYQVYVVKNLMSPEQRNLLKQQENE